The Acidobacteriota bacterium region GGATGCATGAAGTATCGCTCGCCCAGGACATCCTGGCCATCATCATGGCATCCCTGAAAAACCGGACGTTCGAAAAGGTCGTCGCCGTAAACCTGAAGATTGGACCGGTGTCAGGGGTGGATCCCGAAGCCCTCCGCTTCGCCCTGGCGGTGGTGACCGAGAACACACCACTGGCGGGCGCCGACTTCCGCATCGAGACGCCGCCCCT contains the following coding sequences:
- the hypA gene encoding hydrogenase maturation nickel metallochaperone HypA, which encodes MHEVSLAQDILAIIMASLKNRTFEKVVAVNLKIGPVSGVDPEALRFALAVVTENTPLAGADFRIETPPLRLECRDCRQQFAVADFAFSCPACGSNRIQLLAGDEMEVVNLEVLEQA